The sequence CCCGCAGCAGGACCAGCGCCCCCACGCGCGCGTGCGCGACGGCGGCGTCGGCCAGTGCCTGCAGCGGCTCCTCGACCGGCTCGGCGTAGAGCTCCTCGCCCTCCGGGCCGCGCACGGTGAGCCGCCCGCCGACCGTCGCCACGCCCGCACCGCCCGGCACCGCCACATACGGATCCCGGCCGAGGACGTGGTCCTCGCGTGCGGTGTCGGTCCAGGCGAAGTCGTACGCGGGCGGGAAGACGTCGTCGCGGTCGCCGCGCGCGTCCTGGAACCGGGCACCGCCGGCGGCCGGCAGCCAGCGCAGGGCGCGGACGTCCTCGGCCTTCTCGCCGGTGCGGAACACCGCCAGCAACCGGTCGTCCAGGCGCCGGAGCCGCAGCAGCCGGGCCTGCCGGTAGTAGCGGTGCAGGGCCGTGAACTCCCGGACGAACGCCGGGTCGTCGAGCAGCCCGGGCACGGCGTCCTCGGGCAGCCGGTTCAGGTCCCGGTCGTACAGCGCGAGGACGTCGGCCACCGCCGCCCCGCTCCCGTCGGCCGTCCGGCCGCTGCCGCCGAACAGCAGCACGTCCCCGACGGCGACGACGTCGCAGGGCACGCACGCGTGTCCGGTGCGTAGTCGCGCGGTGGCGGCGAGGGCGAGCCCGGCGGAGCCGAACTCCTCGGCGCGGCGCGTGTTGAGCGCCTCGGCCCGCCGGGCCAGGTCGGCGGCCTGGGCGGCCAGCCGGTCGCGCAACACCTCGTAGGTGCCGGCGTCGACGGTGTCGTACGAGCCCGTCTGAGGCGCGGTGGCCATCGAGCGTGCATCCCTTCAAGGGCGTCCGGTACTGCGGGGAAACGGGAGGTGGCCGGGCCGCCGACCCCCGTACAGCGGCCCGGCCACGGAGATGTCAGGCCCGGGCGGTGCCGTTCAGCGCGGCCACCGGGGTGTCCGCGAGGCCCAGTTCGCCCGCCCGGTCCAGGAGCTGCCGGAACTGGGAGGCCTGCGGGCCGCCGGAGTTCATCAGCTTCATCAGCAGCGCCGACACCGTCAGGTTCTGCACGTCGGCCGTGCCGAGCGAGCCGAGGATCCGGCTCAGGTCGTCGGTGAAGCTGCCCGAGCCGTCCAGCCAGGGCTTCGCCAGCGCCTGCGCCGTACGGGAGTTGTCGACGAAGCCGTCCACGCCCTTGCCGAGCGAGACCGCCGAGACCAGCCGGTCGAAGAAGACGGACTCCCCGCCGACGATGTCGATGTCGGCGTGCTCCAGACCGGTCGCGAGGACCGTGGCCTGCGCCTCGGCGACCTGCCGCTGCGTCTCCAGACCGGCCAGGCGGATCTCCTTCTCCGCCTGCAGCCGCAGCCGGTACTCCTCGTGCCCCCGGGACGCCTCGTCCAGGGCGGCCATCGCGGCGGCCTTCTCGGTCAGGCCCGCGGCCTCGGCCTTCAGCTTCTCGCCGATGGCGACGGCCTCCGCGAGCGCCTTCGCCTTGGCACCCTCCGCCTCGGCCTTCAGCCGGGTCTCGGTGGCCTGCGCCGCCGCCTGCGCGCCCTGGGCCTCCGCGAGCCCCCTGGCCCGTGCGCCCTCCGCCTCGGCCTTGAGCCGGGCCGTGGTGGCCTCCGCCGCAGCCCGCGCACCCTCGGCCTCCGCGAGACCCTTCGCCTTCACGGATTCCGCCTCCGCGAGCCCCTTGGCCCTGGCGCCCTCGGCCTCCGCCAGCGCCTTGGCCTGCGCGCCCTCCGCCTCGGCCCGCAGCCGTGCCTCGGTGGCCTGCGCCTCGGCCCGGCCCGACTTCTCGATGACCTCGGCCTCCTTGTCGCGCACCTGCACGGCGGCGAGCCCCTCGGCGGCGGCCTCGGCCTGGACGCCCTCGGCGAGCCGCAGCTTGGCCCGCGCGTCCAGGTCGGCGGTCTTCAACCGGGCCTCGGCGAGGGTGAGTTCCTCGGCGGCGCGGTGGGTGGCGGCCTGTTCGGCGGCCTCGGCGGCCTTGATGTCCTTGACCAGCTTCTCCTGCGCCTCCGCCTCGGCGGCGATGACGATGGCCTGCCGGTCGCGCTCGGCCTGCTCGACCGCGCGCAACTTCTTGATCGACTCCTCCTGCTCGGCGACCGTACGGTCCACCGCGACCCGCTCCCGGACGACCTCGGCGATCTCCCGCTTCTCCGCCTCGACCTCCTTCTCGGCGGCGATCTTCGTCAGCTGGGTCTCCCGCTCCCGGGAGATGACCTCCAGCAGCCGGTCCTTCTCGACGCGCTCGTTCTCCACGGCGATGACCCGCTCGCGGTTCTTGGCGGCGACGGCGATCTCGCGGGCCTGGTTCTCGCGCTGGACGCCGAGCTGCTCCTCGGTACGCAGGAACGCGCTCTGCGCGCGCAGCCGCTCCTCCTCGACGACCCGCGCGGTCTCGGCCTCCTCGCGGGCCCGGGACGTCTCGATCTCCCGCCTCTGCTTGATCTCGGCGTCGGCCTGCCGGCGCTCCAGCTCCAGGATGGCCTCGCGGGCGTCCACGTCCTGCCGGGTGATCTCCTTCTGCTCGTTGCGCTGCGCCTCGTTGGTGCGCACGTGCTCGATCGACGTCAGCTCGGTGATCTTGCGGATGCCCTGGGCGTCGAGGACGTTGGCCGGGTCGAGCTGGGTGAGCGGGGTCTGCTCCAGGTAGTCGATCGCGGCGTCCTCGAGGTGGTAACCGTTGAGGTCGATGCCGATCAACTCGATGATGTGGTACCGGAGTTCCTCGCGCTTGGTGTAGAGGTCGGTGAAGTCCATCTGCTTGCCGACGGTCTTCAGCGCCTCGGAGAACTTCGCGTGGAACAGCTCCTGGAGCGTGTCCTGGTGGCTGGCGCGCTCGGTGCCGACGGTCTGGGCGACCTTGATGACGTCCTCGACGGTCTTGTTGACCTTCACGAAGAACAGGATCCGGATGTCGGCGCGGATGTTGTCCCGGCAGATCAGCCCGTCCCGGCCGGACCGGCTGATCTCGATGGTCTTCACCGAGATGTCCATGATCTCGGCCTTGTGCAGGATCGGAAGCACGACCTGCCCGGTGAACGACACGTCGACCCGCCGTGTCTTCGACACGATCAGGGCCTGGCTCTGGTCCACCTTGCGGTACATCCGGGCCGAGCCGAGCAGGGCGAGCAGAACGACGACGAGACAGACGGCGATGAGCACGCCGAGCGCTTCCATGGCTTACGTCCTTGTGGTCAGACGATGAAGACGGAAGAGCTCCCCCCGGTTCCGGTGCGGGACGCCTGCCGGTGCCCGGCACCGGAACCATCCGTAGTGCTCCCCTTGTGCGATGGTGCACCCGGCGCGCACCCCCGCGCATTGCCGGTCAACGGCAGCGTTCACTATGTTCTCGATGCCGGAGGAGCGCTAAGAAAGCGTCACCGGCGCGTCAATATCACGGGGGAACGCGGGGGGACGGGGACGGCGTGAGCGAACACGCGATACCTGAGCACTATCTGGCCGGCTATGCCGGCACCCTGGCCGAGGTCGCGGCCACCGGCCGCCGGCTGACCCGGGAGGAGCTGGCCGCGCGCCGCTCCCTCGGCGAGCAGGCGGCCGACGCCGGTCACGGGCTGCGTGCCCTGGTGGTCGCCCATCTGGCGGCCGCCCGCACCGCCTGGCCCGGCGTTCCGGGCTCGACCGACAGCACCCTGGCCGCCGTACAGCAGGCGATCGACGCCTTCGCCGAGGGCTACGAACGTGCCCAGCGGCTCGCCGTGCGCCGGGAGGAGGCCGCACGCCGGGAGTTCATCGACGACCTGCTCTACGGCCGCAGCGACCTGGGCCGCCTCGCCGAGCGCGCCGAACGCTTCGGCCTCCGGCTCTCCCGGGCGCACGCGGTCGCCGTCGCCGAGGGCCCCGTCGCCTACACCGAGGGCGACCCGGTGACCCGGCAGGTGGAACGGGCGGTCCTCGGCCGCTTCGACGCCCGCAGCATCCTGCTCACCACCAAGAACGGCCGGCTGCTGTGCGTCGCGCCCGGCGACGAGGACGACGTCCTCACGTACTTCGCCAAGCAGGCGCACGCGGCCACCGAGGGCGGCCGGACCGCCGTCGGCCGCCCGCAGCCCGGCCCCGGCGGCGTCGTGCAGTCCTACGAAGAGGCCCTCGCCGCCCTGGAGATGGCCGACCGGCTCAATCTGGACGAGCCGCTGCTGCGCGCCGCCGACCTGCTCGTCTACCCGGTCCTCGCCCGGGACCGCCAGGCGATGGCCGACCTGGTCACACACACCCTCGGCCCGCTCACCACGGCCCGCGGCGGCCCCCAGCCCCTCCTGGACACCCTCACCGCGTACTTCGACTCCGGCTGCGTGGCCACCGAGGCCGCCCGCCGCCTCTCCCTCAGCGTGCGCGCGCTGACCTACCGCCTGGAGCGCATCCACAAACTGACCGGCGCCGACCCGACGGACCCGGCGCACCGCTACATGCTGCAGACGGCGGTGATAGGAGCCCGCCTGCTGGACTGGCCGGCCAAGTCGCTGTGACGGGTTCTTACGGACCGGTGACGGGTGGGGCGTGGCCACCGGTGCCGGGGCGGTCGCGCACCTAGCGTGGCCGTATGCGTGTACTGGTCACCGGCGGTGCCGGATTCATCGGGTCCCATGTCGTGGACGCCCTGCGGGCGCGCGGCCACGAGCCGGTCGTGTACGACGTCCGGGACGCCCCCGGCGCCGACGTGCGCAACCCCTCGGCCGTCGCCGCCGCCCTGGCCGGCGTGGACGCGGTCTGTCACCAGGCGGCCATGGTGGGCCTCGGCAACGGCGTCGCGGACGCGGCCGAGTACGTCTCCCGCAACGACCTGGGCACCGCCGTCCTGCTCGCCGCGATGGCCGAGGCGGGTGTACGGCGCCTGGTGCTGGCCGGGTCGATGGTGGTCTACGGGGAGGGCCGCTACGAGTGCCCCGCCCACGGCGTCGTACGCCCCGGCCCGCGCGCGGTGACGGACCTGAACGCGGGCCGCTTCGAGCCGGGTTGTCCCGCGTGCGGCGCACCGCTGTCCCCCGGCCTGGTCGACGAGGACGCCCCGACCGATCCGCGCAACGTCTACGCCACCACCAAGCTCGCCCAGGAGCACCTGTCGGCAGCCTGGGCCCGCTCGACGGACGGTACGGCGATCTCCCTGCGCTACCACAACGTGTACGGCCCCCGGATGCCCCGCGACACCCCGTACGCCGGAGTCGCCTCCTTCTTCCGCTCGGCCCTGGAACGCGGCGAGGCCCCGCGCGTGTTCGAGGACGGCCGCCAGCGCCGCGACTTCGTCCACGTACGCGACGTGGCCGCCGCCAACGTCACCGCGCTGGAGGCCGAGCCGCGTCCCGGCACCCTCACCGCGTACAACACCGGCAGCGGCACCCCCCACACGGTCGGCGACCTGGCCCGCGCCCTGTCCGCCGCGTACGGCGGCCCCGAACCGCTCATCACCGGCGAGTACCGCCTCGGCGACGTACGGCACATCACGGCGGACTCGTCGCGGCTGCGGAGGGAGCTGGGGTGGAAGACGGAGGTGGAATTCGAGGAGGGGATGGAGGAGTTCGCGCGAACTCGTTGATCCGCAACCGCACTTACCGTTCTTGTTCCGGCCCGTGCCCTCCAGCGGTACAGCCCTCAGCCGCCGGCCGGGACCAGGCGTCCGAAGGAAGCCGCCGCTATCTGCAGGGTGTACCGCTGCTCCGTGCCGTTCAGGTTGGTCGGGTTGAGCGAGTAGACGATCTTGCGGGAGAGGTCGCGGGTGGCGAAGACGCCGCTGGTGTAGCCGGGGCGGGAGCCGGTCTTGCCCCAGACCTCCACGCCGTTGGCGGCCTTGACCCGCATGATGCCCATGCTCATGCAGGCCCGGCCCGCGTCGGACTCGGTGCGGCACTGGCTGCTGTGGAAGCTCGGCACGTCGGGGACGGTGAAGAGCTTCTCCTGCTGGGCCGGCGGGAGCAGACGGCCGCGGAAGAGCGCGGTGATGAAATGGTCGAGGTCGGCCGGAGTGGAGATCATGCCGCCCTCGGCCCAGGGCCAGGGGCTCTGCTCGCTGACGTCCGCAGGGTGTGTGGTGCCGTCCGCCGCCTTGACCGTCAGATAGCCGTGCGAGTGCGGGGCCGGCAGGCGCGGGTCGTCGGCGTCGGGGACGTAGGTGTCGTGCAGGCCGAGGGGCCGGGTGATGCGGGACCGCACCTCGTGGGCGAAGCTGTGGCCGGTGATCTTCTCGACCAGCAGGCCCGCGACGTAGTAGTTCTCCCCGTTGTACTGCTGCGCGGTGCCCGGCGCGAACTCCATCGGCTGGCCCGCCATCAGGTCGATCACCCGCTGCGGGGTGAAGCTCTTCAGGCGGTTCGCGGCGAACCATTCCGGGCTGCCGTCGCCGAAGTCCGGGGTGTCGGCGCCACGCGGCAGGCCGCTGGTGTGGTCGAGCAGCTGGCCGACGGTGACGGGAGGGATGCCGGCGGGCAGGACGCCCGGCAGGTACTGCTGGACGGGCGTGTCCAGGTCGATCCGGTGCTCGGCGGCGAGCTGCAGGACCAGGGTGGCGGTGAAGACCTTGGAGATGCTGCCGATCCGGATGTGCGCATCGCGCGGAACACCCTCACCGGTCTCCAGGTCGCCCACGCCCGAGGTCCCCGACCAGTGGCCCGCGCTGCCGGTGATCCGGAGCAGCGCGCCCGTGACGTCCGCGTTCGGCAGGCCGCCGATGGCCGCCCGCAGCGCGGCCGGGTCGAGGGCGGGCAGCGGCGCGGTGGCGGCAGCGGCCGCGGGGCGCGCGGCGGCCGGGGTGGCGGCGGAGGCCGGGGCGGCCATGCCCGCGGCCAGGGCGACCAGGACGGCGCCGGAGGCGGCC is a genomic window of Streptomyces griseochromogenes containing:
- a CDS encoding serine hydrolase domain-containing protein — encoded protein: MNRTVRPSRWTAMAASGAVLVALAAGMAAPASAATPAAARPAAAAATAPLPALDPAALRAAIGGLPNADVTGALLRITGSAGHWSGTSGVGDLETGEGVPRDAHIRIGSISKVFTATLVLQLAAEHRIDLDTPVQQYLPGVLPAGIPPVTVGQLLDHTSGLPRGADTPDFGDGSPEWFAANRLKSFTPQRVIDLMAGQPMEFAPGTAQQYNGENYYVAGLLVEKITGHSFAHEVRSRITRPLGLHDTYVPDADDPRLPAPHSHGYLTVKAADGTTHPADVSEQSPWPWAEGGMISTPADLDHFITALFRGRLLPPAQQEKLFTVPDVPSFHSSQCRTESDAGRACMSMGIMRVKAANGVEVWGKTGSRPGYTSGVFATRDLSRKIVYSLNPTNLNGTEQRYTLQIAAASFGRLVPAGG
- a CDS encoding PucR family transcriptional regulator, which codes for MSEHAIPEHYLAGYAGTLAEVAATGRRLTREELAARRSLGEQAADAGHGLRALVVAHLAAARTAWPGVPGSTDSTLAAVQQAIDAFAEGYERAQRLAVRREEAARREFIDDLLYGRSDLGRLAERAERFGLRLSRAHAVAVAEGPVAYTEGDPVTRQVERAVLGRFDARSILLTTKNGRLLCVAPGDEDDVLTYFAKQAHAATEGGRTAVGRPQPGPGGVVQSYEEALAALEMADRLNLDEPLLRAADLLVYPVLARDRQAMADLVTHTLGPLTTARGGPQPLLDTLTAYFDSGCVATEAARRLSLSVRALTYRLERIHKLTGADPTDPAHRYMLQTAVIGARLLDWPAKSL
- a CDS encoding NAD-dependent epimerase/dehydratase family protein; amino-acid sequence: MRVLVTGGAGFIGSHVVDALRARGHEPVVYDVRDAPGADVRNPSAVAAALAGVDAVCHQAAMVGLGNGVADAAEYVSRNDLGTAVLLAAMAEAGVRRLVLAGSMVVYGEGRYECPAHGVVRPGPRAVTDLNAGRFEPGCPACGAPLSPGLVDEDAPTDPRNVYATTKLAQEHLSAAWARSTDGTAISLRYHNVYGPRMPRDTPYAGVASFFRSALERGEAPRVFEDGRQRRDFVHVRDVAAANVTALEAEPRPGTLTAYNTGSGTPHTVGDLARALSAAYGGPEPLITGEYRLGDVRHITADSSRLRRELGWKTEVEFEEGMEEFARTR